From a single Saimiri boliviensis isolate mSaiBol1 chromosome 7, mSaiBol1.pri, whole genome shotgun sequence genomic region:
- the LOC101028522 gene encoding LOW QUALITY PROTEIN: mediator of DNA damage checkpoint protein 1-like (The sequence of the model RefSeq protein was modified relative to this genomic sequence to represent the inferred CDS: inserted 2 bases in 1 codon) — MYRPRHPPTKSNAFLSVLVTRLQPQVRPPAWHGQQPTQLRSPLNPVSKGDGDSKGDGDSKGDGDSKGDGDSKGDGDSKGDGDSKGDGDSKGDGDSKGDGDSKGDGDSKGDGDSKGDGDSKGDGDSKGDGDMNTGKTRLVSDPPVSLTLAPQADIATGTYNSWDSCKCKRTETQLLETLTHVSQIQKVEAGGRSRFTPEPKPKASQSRKRLFATMDSQPLQKQPQREEVAQKTVXLKEELKDTTKWPGKEEDVMTPKPGKRKRDQAEEEPNRIQSRSLRRTKLTQESTAPKVLFTGVVDAQGELAVLALGGSLAGSAAEASHLVTDRIRRTVKFLCALGRGIPIISLDWLHQSRKAGCFLPPDEYVVTDPEQEKNFGFSLQDALSRARERRLLEGYEIHVTPGVRPPPPQMGEIISCCGGTVLPRMPRSYKPQRVVITCPKDFPRCSVPRRVGLPLLSPEFLLTGVLKQEAKPEAFVLSPLEMSST, encoded by the exons ATGTATAGGCCAAGACATCCACCTACCAAATCCAATGCCTTCTTGTCCGTACTGGTCACAAGGCTACAGCCCCAG GTGAGGCCTCCAGCTTGGCATGGACAGCAGCCCACCCAGCTCCGGAGTCCTTTGAATCCTGTCTCCAAGGGGGATGGAGACTCCAAGGGGGATGGAGACTCCAAGGGGGATGGAGACTCCAAGGGGGATGGAGACTCCAAGGGGGATGGAGACTCCAAGGGGGATGGAGACTCCAAGGGGGATGGAGACTCCAAGGGGGATGGAGACTCCAAGGGGGATGGAGACTCCAAGGGGGATGGAGACTCCAAGGGGGATGGAGACTCCAAGGGGGATGGAGACTCCAAGGGGGATGGAGACTCCAAGGGGGATGGAGACATGAACACAGGCAAAACACGAT TGGTATCAGATCCTCCAGTTAGCCTTACACTAGCCCCACAAGCAGATATTGCCACTGGCACCTATAATTCCTGGGACAGCTG caaatgcaaaagaacggaaaccCAGCTTCTTGAGACACTAACTCATGTCTCCCAGatccaaaaggtggaagcaggaGGTAGATCTAGGTTTACCCCAGAACCCAAGCCTAAGGCCTCTCAAAGCCGCAAGAGGCTTTTTGCTACCATGGATTcacagccacttcaaaaacagcCCCAAAGAGAAGAAGTCGCCCAGAAGACAGT TCTCAAGGAAGAGTTAAAAGATACTACAAAGTGGCCAGGGAAAGAAGAGGATGTCATGACTCCAaaaccaggcaagagaaagagagaccaggCAGAGGAGGAGCCCAACAGAATACAGAGCCGCAGCCTCCGACGGACCAAACTTACCCAGGAATCAACAGCCCCCAAAGTGCTCTTCACAGGCGTGGTGGATGCCCAGGGAGAGCTGGCCGTGCTGGCACTGGGGGGAAGTCTGGCTGGTTCAGCGGCAGAGGCTTCCCACCTGGTCACTGATCGTATCCGCCGGACAGTCAAGTTCCTGTGTGCCCTGGGGCGAGGAATCCCCATTATCTCCCTGGACTGGCTGCATCAGTCCCGCAAGGCTGGTTGCTTCTTACCCCCGGATGAATATGTGGTGACTGACCCTGAGCAAGAGAAGAACTTTGGCTTTAGCCTTCAAGATGCCCTGAGCCGGGCGCGGGAGCGAAGGCTGCTGGAGGGCTATGAGATCCATGTGACCCCTGGAGTCCGGCCACCACCACCTCAGATGGGAGAGATCATCAGCTGCTGTGGAGGCACTGTCCTACCCAGAATGCCTCGGTCCTATAAGCCTCAGAGAGTTGTGATCACATGCCCCAAGGACTTCCCTCGATGCTCTGTTCCACGACGGGTTGGGCTGCCCCTCCTCTCACCTGAGTTCCTGCTGACTGGAGTGCTGAAGCAGGAAGCCAAGCCAGAGGCCTTTGTGCTTTCCCCTTTGGAGATGTCATCCACCTGA